AAGGACATTTTCACTATTCTATGGCATTTTAGTGACAATATAATTAAACaatcaagaaaaaaaggatCAGATTAATTGGTACTGAAAATACTTCTTGGAGACCTTCAAATCAAACAGCTTTGTTAGTCTATAAAAGATTCTTCAGTTCTCATTTCAAACCACAGCTGGCCATGGTCTAAATCTAGCATCTGTGGTCTCACAGCACAAGACAAGGTGACAGTACAAGTGGTGTGTGCTTCTGGGGTCACGAGAAACAAATGCAcctgttcacaaaaaaaaaaaaaaaaatctaattgttAGTTATGAGTCTGACATGCAGCGTGCGTGTGTTGGGTTCTGGACTCTGCTGAGCCGATGCAACACCATTCTTTCAAAAGATCCAGTGGCAAGTCCCTTATTTGGTGTGTTTAACGATGCTGGTGGAGAGGGGAGGTCTTCACTTGGGTTGAGATGTGGCGACTGCGAAGGCCACAGAATACGATACACGTCGTGTTCacactcatcaaaccattcagtgacctcTCATTCGCTATGGATGGGGGACACTGCCATCCTGTTACTCCCTGAATTTGCTACCCGTCTGTATTAATCACATAAAATGATAAGACTGCTAGTAATTTTTGGTGGATTACACAATGTTTGCTGCTTCCTTTTAATCAGCGATGTGCGAGCTCTGCGGAAACCAGAGGAGATGTTGATGCAGATATCACACCACGTCTCCGAGGCTCACAGGCAAGGGTAACGTGCAGCCAGAGTCCAGCAGTGTCaggattttcattttactgtcgCTCCGCAAAGGAGAAACAATAAAGTGATTAATTTCCTCGAAGTTGTGACGGAGAAGAAGGAAAATGGGAAGGAAGGGGCATGACACAACATGACGCTTGCTTGGGGATTTCATCATAGAAAAGCTGTCGTGGTTCTTATGTGGTTCTTACTCTATTTGGTCAAAAACTCAATCAACTTGAAATAATGAGTGTTGTGTTCATATGGTCTAACTGCATCATGTTGAAGGTTAATATTACAGCTGtctttggaaaataaatgtgaaattaatCAGATATAAAAGCTGATGTATGCGCAACATGCATTCAGAAGTGCATGAGTGCAatgaattaattattaaatgtgCCAGTAATTTACAAACAGCTTTGTAGAGCACTTCTTTTACTCATTAAATTCACTCATTTGCCTTCCTATCAGATTCCatctcacagttttttttcattacagacATCGCTTTAAATTAAACAAGGAGGAAGTCCTGTTAACAGCAAAAAGAGCTTTGACTAAcctgttttgttgctgctgtgttgtttttagtgTTGTGAGATAATGCTTCTCTCTTCATGAGGCCAGTCAGAGCTCCATACGCCTCCGTGCTTTCTGTGGACGGCCTTTCATTTATATCACATGGCACGCTGACtgtatttttaaatcaaagagaGTTAGGTGATCATGTTGTGGAGACATAAAGCAGAAGAAACTGAGTTGTGAAACATCAATGAAATTCTAATTGACCAATTAAAAGAGAAGGACAGTGAAGACATACTCCTCTACAAACCCACAGCGTCCTTAAGACTTTACCTGTGCAAAACAGCACAGAGCCCAAAGTGAGACAACCTCATGCATCATGCAACACTGCAGCAAATGTTGCATGTATGAGGGCTGATGTGTTCCACACATCTAGGCTCAGAAATCCCTCACATGCAAAAATCAGTGTCAGactgatgaataaaaatatggCATGATGCTGTGCCGTTGTGTTTTCGTAGAGAGTTCGCTTGTAATTTCTGCAATGCTATTCTTCTTCGCACAAAAGGTTCAATACACATAAAACCCCTCTGCAGTGTGGGTCTTTTAAAGTGCGCATGAGGCAGGccaagatgtaaaaaaaaaaaaaaagcttgtggcTTTTATGTGTAGGTCATTTGACATTTCTTTGAGTAGTTCATCAAATGATAGAACGGCTCAAACATCACATCCATAGGGGACTCACAGGGAAAGATAGCATTACCCTTTTGTTGgtcataaaatatatttaaaaatcgTTCTTGTCCATTTTAACTGCTCCAGTGTGAATTTGTCTAATGGCTTCTTAAAGTAGTTCTTTCTATTTGGTGATTGCACCCATGTGTTATCTAACCtgtaactttatttttaaaaatgatctgGTGTGATGTCCACATATGTCTCAACATGGACAGTGAAGACAACGTCCATATTTGAAGTTTATTTAATATCCATTTAACATGAGTGCAGAGTTGAACCTTTAGCCCGGCTGAGCTTACGGGGTTGTGTATACGGCGCTGATCAGCAGGATGACCAGCAATATAAAAAACAATCATCTATAACAACATATGCAGAAGCtgcttgtttttatgtttttgctcctAATAAATtgtcctcctgtgtttcctcagctgctctttCAGAACCTCAGATCTGTTACGTGCTGGATGGTATCCTGTTTTTGTACGGCATCATCCTGACAGCTCTCTACTGCCGGATCAAGGTTAGCATGTTACCCTATTTgccattgcaaaaaaaaaaaaaaaaaaacatactgatataaaaagaaaataatataaatataaccaCAACTTGGTGGTAAAACCATAGTACgcctgatgtgtttgtttttcagttgtccctaatttaaaataatcttttacAGATCTACAATGCCAGGGAGGCTGAAGCTGGGAAAAGAAAACCAGCTCAGGCAAGGaagaatgcaaacacacacatatacataaacaAAATAGACACAACAGTGTCTCATGTAGTCTGATATGCATTTGGAGGTGTTAGAACAAATGCAATACATGAGTACAAGTCAACGCAGCGCAAACGAAAGTGTCAGTGAACAAACCAGAGACCGTGCTCCTCTGCAGGCAAACATAATGTCACCAGTTTGCTCAGACCTCAGTGGGCAgtcagtgacaggaaacacGATGAATAAATTTGGCACATGCCAAACTCCCTGTCCACATGCATATAGTGTTTTAACCACCAGCCCCGCACCGGCAGCTTTTTGTGGCACAATAGACTCTGCTCTGAAAAAGTTTTGATTTCCTGAGAACGCTGAGCAGCAGTGAGACCCATCACAGACCAATGAACATGTTCATGTGTCAAAATGTGTTCTGATGtcatttgaatgaatgaattaattttGTAATTTAGATCAATTTAGACATGTTCCTGGGTTTAAATCTAACTTAATGACACAGAGATTATTCATATAGAGTTACAGgagctcaaacacacaacacgcaGTTTTACTGCTTCGCAGGTTTTAATCTATTGTTTCCTATTACCAGCCACAAACTGTGCACAGTCCAACCCACAgcgagacacacacaaacacatacttagTGTGTACAGATCTGGTGTGGCACACATCCTTACATCACTTCTCATATGGCTTGTTTTTAGTCTTCCTCTTAGCACAGTCTTCATACATATATTCACATATGCATCCTGTTACAGCCAAGAAAGGCAGAAAGTCTCTGGTTCAGTTTTGTGTGACATTTGCTTGCAGTTGTATCTAATGTTGTTCTTTCCTGCCTCCTGCAGAATGTTGAAGAGGGCATCTACACGGTGAGTTTCTATATCATGAATGATGAGGAGAAAGTCAGTTGATTgttgaaatgttaaatatgaataataataGACACTGAATttctaattttctctctctctgtcctcctgtcaggGTTTGACCCCTCATGCCCAGGATACGTACGAAACCATCGGCATGAAGAAGTGATGTGATGACTTAAAGTCCAAGACAGACATTTTCTATGaaattccttttttaaaaattgtatttaatattGCATATTATACTCTGCATAGACTGAGAGAATGTGAGATTGTAGTTGTGCTCATTTCCCTTTTGCTAATGTAGAGTTAAAGTTAAGAAAGATACAAACAGGGAAGTAGAACTCAAGATCAACATTCTCAAAGTTGCTTGTATAAGATATTCTCTGCGCTctgttatatttaatttttgtatgggtgaatgtgtgtgaataagAAAGATGTCAGTCCACTCTGCCTTTATATTAGTTCTTTATTCTCTAAGTTTCATTTCTTGAAATCATTTTGATTGCTTAACAgcacaaaacaggaagaagatgtTGTTTCTTCCTGCAGAAAAACGCTCTAAAAGTATCATAGATTTTAGGAAAGATGGCTGATTGTGGACGCAGTTAAAGGCTGCTGGGGGGGCGTCCTCTACAGTACAGTACCTTGGAGGTGCTGAGCTGTATTCCCTGTACACCACAGGATGGCAGTGATGGTGTCAGTGGCGTGGTCCTTACCCTcaatcagaggtgtccaaactgttccacaaagggcggTGTGGCTgaaggtttttgttccaaccaatcaagagcacacagtttgaccaatcaactgtctgaagacagttgattaaatgagtgaagtcaggtgtgctgctgcttggttggaacaaaaacctgcagccacacagctctttgtggaacagtttggactcCTCTGCcctaaataaaatgaaagaaatcacacacacttctgtaaAAGTTGTTTTGTATGTGAATTGTTGCGTGTACATAGCTTAAAGCTCTTATACTTCTACATAGTCTATAAAATCGATATCATTTTTCATGTACTTTGTTAAATTACTTTGGCTCTCTTCGAGTTGCAGTGGTAAATCAAAACaaccctgtctctctgtgattATGTTTACATGAGGAGTGGTAAAACTCCAGCCATCAACAATCACACAAATAATTAAAAGTCACAGTTTTCTGACAGTGATTTGACTATTATGAAGCTCATAAAGATTTCCATCATGTCAGGCTGAAAAGATTTTATATGAGTCTTTTACATGCAACTAATAAATCTGAAAAAGACTGCAACTGTGTGATCCTGTGAGGAAAAAcaatgaagccaaaaaaaaaaacatttagtatAATGTACAGCAGATTTATGAGGTGGGTGTAACGATGACATTTCATTTGGAATAAACTTGATTAAATATTAGTACCATAAGTGAGCAGACTGGTTTATTCCTTACTCCTCATGTTTATAAGTGCCTCTGTGGAGCTCGGCTGGGTTGCTGTTTGTGATCATCCCATTAAAATGAAAggattaatttgttttgttttgtttttctcctgatGGAAGGGGTCACCTTCAGTTGTGGCATCGCTCTTTCTGCTCTGATATCCACTCTGTCTAACTTGGACGCGCTTTAAACGGCCTCTCCGCGCCTGCCTGCTTTTCACCTGCCTCTCCTCTGAGCAGAGCAAGTAAAGACGAGAAAATAACTGTCAGTGTGCCTTAACCAAAACCGGAAAGGTGACTTTGGTTGCACATGTGCGCGCGtcagcgtgtttgtgtgtgtgtgtgcacgcgcgaGAGTGTTTGCGGGCAGGTgtgtaggtaaaaaaaaaaaagacagagagagagagagtttgggGTGGATCATGGGTGGCGCGCGCAAACAGGTCTATCCAAACAGGTAAAAAGCTGCGCCTTTGTTTTTTCTACAGGACAGTCATTATGGCGTATGCGTGACAACCCAACACTTGACCTGAGCCTgaaaagatttgacttttttatttatattttacacaaGGACTTACTTTATATAGCTACAAGATCCATACCTTGGACTTTGGAGAGGATCtggtcctaaaaaaaaaaaaacatcacaaaggATGATCCGGCAGCACGAGGCATGAATCCGCCTCGGTGCTTCATGCATGTCTGTCATTTAGGATACTGTTACCTGGACTGATGAGCTTTATCCCACCGCTGAACTTATCCCAACTCGTGCTCAGTTAACAGCACCTGCCGAGGAGAATGACACCTCTGCTGAACAGactctccctgtgtctctttgtcctccGGATCTTTGGTAAGAGACCTTTCACATGGAGTCTGTCCAAAGTCTTATCCTGTAAAAACCTATGGTTTTCTTTAAAGACTTCACAGCATGTCAgtgctttgtttgtgtctttatgtTGTTTGCTGTCAGAGGTAATGTTCCTTATGGGCTGCGGTGTGCCCGCACTACTCAACGATTAGTAGTGGCCTTGTGTTAGTCTCTCTCATGTGTATCTCCTATGATATTTCCACACTCTCTAGTAGGCCTACTCATAATGCCACCACTATAGATGTGTGTGAGCTTTGGAAGGAAGTGTTGCATTGGAAACTAAGCAAAAATGAGTAATGAAAATGTTctattaaaagaaaatgcttATGTAGAAGTGACCTTTGGTTTTCTTGTTGATGAAAGCGGATCAGTAACAGCACTGTAGGACCTCCTGCATATTCACAAGTTCTGTAGGAGTTTTTCTCAAGAAATGGAGAACTTCGCTGGAGCAGTGCtgttaaagaaaacactgctgtctgGTATTTCAGGAAAAACAGGTTGCTGGTTCACAAGGAGTGTGTGGACCCtcctagtgtgtgtgtatgtgagtgagtgtaaaGCCTAAATATATGTGTACATGTGATAAATGCTGTAGGTGTCTCTCACCGTTAGAAAGTCTTTCCACTGTACTTCTAAAAGGGTATAACACAATGTGCTCTATTATAATGTGTTCAGCAAAGTGCCAGGATGTTACTTAATAATTTGATTAAGTTATAAATATATTTGCCAAAGTACAACGTCTCTCACACCATCAGGCAGTGATAGAGAAAAGTgtggcaccaaaaaaaaaaaacagttcagttCTATAAAGGAACAGCAGAGGCTGGGGTTATTCCAGTAATGCAGCACAGGCAGATTCCACAGTAGGCTTAAACTTCAtggtgatgaacacacacacacacacacacacgtttgtgggaagaaaaacacacacacacacctctttacagagcacagtcatcaggtctgacGGTAAATGCATAAATCACATCCTAACCTGTGACGTATCGGAACAGATTCTCCCACATCAGGTTTTAAATCAGCATCATAAGAAGATTTTGAACGTTTCCAGGGAAATCAGTGTGGATAAGGAGGAACTGGTGAGACAGACGGTGTAATGCCCACTGTTTTGCGTCTGGCTCACACCTGACACTGTGACCTTACATGACAGTTATCATATCAGTGGTGCCATAGGAAAGTACTAAAGATTTTTGAGTTTTAGTCATTATTCCAGCCTTGAAACTTGACTTTCTAGGTTTTTATTATAGCCACACTAGCAGCAGAGCTAGTCTGCTTGCCAACACTGAAGTTTCTCCGCAACTTTTTGATGGATTTCCATGTCATGTTTGAAAAGTTTAGCTTCAAGTTTCTTTTGGAACAATtctgtcaaaagaaaaatccagaTGTTGATCATACAggagtgaaactgaaaatgtcataatgTGTAAACAGATACTGTGAGTGACCTGTAAAAACAAGTTAGCTATCATTGCAGAACAGTGACTGGATTGTAACACTGTAGCAAACGGCAGAGATGTGATCAGAGATAAAGACTTCAAGGAAAATTTTGACAGAAGAGGTGCAGCTGATGAAAAGGCCACCCTGCTTGTCCTGCACCGTAGACCCACATGGTCTGTCATGCTGTGAATTGATATTGGCCTATCATTAGTAATACTGAAATTCATTGTCCATGCGAGCTGTTCTCTTTCGCTGTCAGCAGGGTTGTCACCGTCAGGATTTTCTGAAAGTAATCAGTCACCAGCAACTAGATCCTTCAGAAAGATGCAAACAAACTTTTAACTCTACCATTACATACAGGCTGCAGGGATCCATATGTCATGAGGGTCACACTggtgaccgtgtgtgtgtgtgtgtgtgtgtatgtatgtgtgctttATGAGAGGACTGCTGgaggacaggagaagaaaaggtGTCACATTATACGTCGTCTACATCAGACAGATCAGCAAATATGATCTGTTAGCAGacggagagaaaagcagaaagacaggagagacTCATGGAAGCGttgggtgtttgtgttttacagtgtcagACACATAATACATAGTGTGTATAGactttatagtatagtatgtcatgTAGTGTATATTTCCTGGGGCTTTGCTGAATGTCTCGCTGTCTCCAGACAGTGAGGTAACCCTCCTGTGAGTTTGCTTTTAAGCTTATCTCGAGCGACTAGTTAAGCGACATATCTTCACTTGTACTCAGCTCTTCTAATAGACAGCCTGTTTTCTTTCACCTCCCTCGTTCCTGTCTGCGCTGTGTGAACTCTCTAAACCCCGTTTGTGCTCCTCTCTGCCTTCAGTTTCAATCGCAGAAGTCcatgttgatgttgtgttttcGTGCACGGCTTCACATTTTCATATCATGTAGCAAATAAGATGATTTCCTGAGCTGCTTTTTCTCTTAGAGCTATTGCAGTAGGAAGTAACTACAgataggtcaaaggtcactgtcaAGCTCAGTGTTACTGTACTGCAGATTGAAACCTATTCcttattgttgtttattatttctTGATTCCTGCGTTTTACCTTCGTGCACTTCTTTCTGTTACAGTGATACAGGGAGAGTTTGTGAATCGCCCTCCAGACGATTCCATCCTCTCCTTTGCAGAAGGGGAGACTGTCCTGCCCTGTGTCTACCAGCCAAGCGAGAGcggtgtggtggtggtgcaggtCACGTGGTATAAGAAGAAAACGGATGGAACCAAAGACCAGATCAGCACCGCGCACAATGTTAACGGACAGACGGGTCAGTTGGGTCTGTGGCTCGAGTGGCATCATTTGTCAAGTCGTGGTCACTTTACATCCTCATCCACCAGCTGAAAGAGGTTTTGAAGTAACTGAATAACTTCCCCTTTTCCCACAGTGAGAAATGACTTCTTTCACAGCTCTCACTCTTATAGTGCTGTGCACTTTAAGACTAAAGCTCACTGCCATCTAAAAGGACTGAGACACTGGGCGTCTCTGAGCTTTTCTGGTTTCTTGTCATTTGTGGTGATTTAGTTATTGGAGCTTACTCCCATTGTGAGTGCGAGACATGTTGGACAAGACCGTGAGCTAAATGCccagaatgtaaatgtaatttcaggCATGAGTGCAGGCGTGTATATGGAACTGAAAATGACACAAGGAACCCCGAGGTCTGTTTTCAAGTTGGTGGACTTAATTTTTTGTGTCACATCCTTCCTCACACGCTCCCTTAACCCTGTCCActcttattctctctgtctctctgcccgtttt
The sequence above is drawn from the Toxotes jaculatrix isolate fToxJac2 chromosome 23, fToxJac2.pri, whole genome shotgun sequence genome and encodes:
- the fcer1g gene encoding high affinity immunoglobulin epsilon receptor subunit gamma, whose amino-acid sequence is MAGWGRSTLLVAIPLWMCFGKAAALSEPQICYVLDGILFLYGIILTALYCRIKIYNAREAEAGKRKPAQNVEEGIYTGLTPHAQDTYETIGMKK